The genome window GGCCGAATATTCGCGCGTGACGTACTCGCGGCACGTAAAGGGAACGAACCGGGCCGAGGGGGAGGGGGCATGATCCAATTTGGAGAAACTGCCGGTTGCGTAAACCGCGTTACGACTCTTCGACATCGTGTGAGATAACGCGGCGAGAAAGCGACGAGCCGTGCACCTCGGGGTCGAAAATGAAATTGCAACGCGCAGCCATCGGCCCGTTAAGCGTTCGTGACGATAATCGAAGCGATCGCAGCGCCGTCGTTTCCCCACTGGCCGCCATTTTACTGCGGCACACGCGACTAATTATATAACCGTCTCCCCGATTCTACTTTCGTCGCGGGTCGCGTTATTGCGCGCGTATCCCCAACGTGGGATGGAACCCGCGAGGATCGCCAAAACGGCACGATCCTCGCGATCGAGGATCGATCGGTTGCGCAACGCCCTCACTGCCGGTATCACTGTCATTACCGCCGGCAGCAGCCGTCCGATGACACGGTTCCGCCCGTTTTTTCCACTTTCACACCCGAATATTTCTGACCTTTCTAGTTTCCCACCTCTCGGTCGTACCCCCACCGTCGGGCGATCTCGTTGGATCGTTCTGAAACGGATGGATCCTAGCGGATGTTCCCTGCCACGCCGCCGTATCTTCCCCTATGCAGCCGGTTGCATAAGCTCGCGAATCGCTCGGCGCGAATCCCCGTCGCGGCCGGCCGGGACAGATCCAGCGATTTCGAGAGCCGAGAGAACGAGGCTGCGTGGGATTCGCGGAGCAAATCGAACCTGCCCCACCTGGGAGGCGAGGCCTGCGATTCTCGAAGCTCGATTCTCGATTCTCGAAGGGGCACACATGCTCGCCTTCGTTCCCCTTCGGCCCGCTAAGACATCGGCATCTCCTTCACCGTGGTCCTCAAATGAGCCTCGCGCTCCGTCAGGCACACATCTCGCCACACGCACTCGCGGCCACTCTCGCACGCTCGCTGTAAGTTGATCACACGTACCGCACGCCAAATCTCCGCTGTTCTCTCGCGGCTTCGACACGTGGCTACTTCTGCCTCTCGGCATCCTTCCTTCGCACATCGCTCCAGTCCGGTATCTCGTTTTTCTCTCATCGTCCTCGCGATTTTACGCCTTTTCTCCGGCGACCAGTGACCAGATGCTCCTCGTCGCGTCACCCCGAAACGGTCTAAAACCGGCTAGATTCGTTTTCCACGCGAGATTTCCGTCCAGTCGACCGGGTTTCCGTTAATTCTGGTTTTTCGGCCCGAGCACCGGCCCTCGGCCATCCTTTCACTTGACATTTCGAGTTCGCCGTGTCACATTTTACCCGGACGCGATCTCGCCGCGGTCCCATTTGCTCGCTAACCGCGCTTTTCCGCAGAACGGAGAAAACCAAGGGAAGCAACCACCAAGGAAAGAAGGAAAATGAGGATAACCTGCGTGTTGTTTGGCCTCTGGCTGCTGGTCGCTTGCGTGCTGTGCAGTCCCGTGGACAAGcgggaagccgagtccgaggATCTCAGCCCTTTGAACGAGGTAAGACGAATCTCGCGAGGAGGATCCCGATTGGTGTTTACGCGACGAATCTCGGGAACTGCGAACGAAACCGAAAACCCGAGTCAAGATCCGGTGCGGGACTCGCGAAAGTGAAAGCGTCCATTTGGAAGTTTTGTTATCCGGCGGTGTGTCGCGACCGGTCGAGGCAGAAGCTCGGCTTAGTCTCCTCGCGATTCGCCTCGGTTTCTTCCAATCGAAATGCTCGAAATTCTCCGGCGTCTGTTGGAATACCGAGCGAGTCGGGTTCACGGGCTTCGTCGGCGGGATTGGAAAAGCGGGGAAGAGACGGACGGAAGAGAGGAGTCCGAAGGGGAAAAGAGAGAAGCGCGACGCGGCGATGAAACGAGCGAGGAGTGAAAGTGGTTGACTAACTTGGCGCACGCAGACACGCGAGGCCGGATACGCGCGCGTAACTAAAATCCTGACGCGCGCACACACGTGGTCGTACGCGACGCCGCGACCATCGGTTCTCGGCTCTTTCTCCCGGTGTAATTAAAAAGCTCGCACTGGCCGCGTTTGTCTCCTCGCGATCGATCCGCGGAATCTCGCCGGGAAAAATCGTCTGGAAATCGTCTTTGAAGTTTCACCGACTGGCTTATTATATACTTAAACGTAGCTCTGAACGTTTGATCCTTTCTCTCCTTTCCCCGGCTGCTCAATTTCATCGCGCCACTCGTCGCGTTTAACGCGATCGCACCGGGGAAAGTGGTTTCCACGATGAGACCGATTCCACCGCGAATTTCCTGTCCCGGGACTAACGAGGTTGGTTCGGTCTAGGTGTACATCGTGGAAGCTGACGACGACCAGGCAGCGGACGGAGACAGGAGCGACAGGGACAAGAGAAAGATCGGCGTGCTGAAGCTGGGCGTGTCGAATGGAATAATCAACTTCGTTTTCAGCGTAAGGCTGTCCCTCGTCGCGGGCCTTGAACGAAGGGGGTCCGGGTAGTCGGATTCACGCGGAATCTCTGTTTGCAGAAGCTGGACTCGTTCATCGACGCGAAGACGAAAGCTCTGATCGCGCTGGAAGACGCGAACAGGGTGAAGAACGCCGCGTACGGGATCGACGCGAAACACTCGGCGACGAGCAAGTTCATCAGCGAGCTGGTCGCTGCGAAGATTCAGGCCGCCAGCGGAAGCATCGGCCCGGTG of Lasioglossum baleicum unplaced genomic scaffold, iyLasBale1 scaffold2883, whole genome shotgun sequence contains these proteins:
- the LOC143221653 gene encoding uncharacterized protein LOC143221653, which codes for MLAFVPLRPAKTSASPSPWSSNEPRAPSERRKPREATTKERRKMRITCVLFGLWLLVACVLCSPVDKREAESEDLSPLNEVYIVEADDDQAADGDRSDRDKRKIGVLKLGVSNGIINFVFSKLDSFIDAKTKALIALEDANRVKNAAYGIDAKHSATSKFISELVAAKIQAASGSIGPVIHSAQTLIAGTKSGLADAVVSKLAPLSSIATGVSAGVAERERERERNTEIERSLSFFFPLPRRRHGARILQVGPSLAVFLCVQGSISTTTEDIPEFDRTKVSLDVPPSVFGTGFTLITNISKIASSVILNSARRTQTLLEVFKPFFRGAFAIKGLPSDKHH